CTATCGATAAAAGTCTGGTTTTGATCAGGGAACTCAGTGTTGATGAGCTTGTACGCCATTTCTGAGTTCATAAGCAATGATCACATCCTAGGCGAAGCATGGCTCAAATGATTATTAACAAAAACTGCGTCAAAGACTTCTTGTGCCTTTGTCCATACTTCTATCAACGATATCAGAAATCTCAGCACCAATCTTGTAGCGCCTAATATCGTTATTCCGAACTCAAACGTCATCACTTCAGAGAAGGAGATCTAACGATGACGAATATAGATAAAATCCCCTGACATTAATCCCATTGTTTAAGCCAATTCATTTGATTCTAGGAATTCAAGTCGCCAAAAACCAGCACTGCTTCTCTAATGCTTATCAAATTCCTCACAAAGGCATTGATTTAAATGATTAGCTATGCCGCGCTAACCATTTTCATGCAGTTGCGTACGATTGTGTTAGAAGGCAAAGGCCTATCACGTTTAATTGTTGCTTTATTGCTAGTTCATGACTACAGTTGGGTGATTAATTTGCAATTGAAGGGTTGAAAGCTGTTTACCAATTCATTGTCACCGCGCCTCTTGCCATTGCGACGGTCTTGCCACTTGAAGTGTCGGCTGCAACCACCAAGCAAGGAATTGAGTTGGCGAATTCAATCGGCTTTCAGTCCGGCAAACAATATTGTTCCGGAAAGTCTGCCGGTGATGCAATTGAAAAGGGTACTGCCAAAGCGATGTTTGACTCAAGCATGTCCATGGATGAAATTGACACCATTGATATGGCTCAAGATATTTATAGCGTTCCGCTGATTGAGTCATTTTTTGCCTACACTATTGATAATTGTCCCGCTCGAGCAAAACGGCTATGGCGTGAAATCAATGAATCAATGTGATTTGATTAATAATGTAAAAGTTCTTAAATTGTTACTTAGTATTTATGCATGAATAGAAAGTGCTTAGGATTTTGAAGAAAAAGTGATACCTTCCGTGCTCACGAGCAATCCGTTACGGAATTAGAAAACTATAATGACAAGCGTTTGAAACTCAAAATGAATTATGGATTCCTTATGATGTCAAAAACCATTCTTATCCATTTGAATGCAATCATGAGATAGAGCATGAACTCTCAATCAAAAAAAAAAGGAGGAATTTTGCCCGTTCCTCCTTGGTTTTGCATCCACCACGTAAACGCGGCTCAATAAATCTAGAAAATTGTTGTTTTGAACGTGAGTGGGTTTACCGTACCTCACTCCAGAGGCAGTGAATAAAGATCTACTGCTGAGCTGTTTGATTGAGTTTGAAGATGCTCAACGCCAGCATCGCGGTTGAAAAGCTTACGAGGAGGAGGACCACAAGGTCATCTTTCATTGCTTAGCACCCCTATTGATTTTGTAGATGTTGAGTGTGAAACAAGCGACTGCAAAGCTGACTACAATCACCAAGAGATCAGAAGTCGTCAATTGATTCAATCAAGTCCTAACAGGTTAGGACTTTTTTTGCATGTGGTGCGGCGTATAACCGTACTTCAGATCCTCTGATCAATGTCAATACACATGGCAAATATCTTTTTAAGCTTTCATGGCTCGAAAATTACAGTATTGGTAGGTTCAAGACATACAAATTGCAAGTAATTAGATGTTTTTCGTTGTGCGGCTAGACAATTGAATCTCTTTTAATGTCTTGATTGAGGATAAAAAGATCTCACTAACACTTTTAGACTGAATCCAGAAGCTTTGATTCTAGCATCTCTCAACATTGGAAATATGATACGTAGCTGTCTGGGCGATGATCGCTTTTTAGATCTACAAGTCTTCTTCATGCATTCGCTTTCTTATACAGAGACCATGATTGTTGAATCAATCATTAGTTATGAAGTGATCTCACAGTGGATATACATGAGCTCAGGAGCGGGGTCCCAGCAAAGCTTTAGCCATGGGCTCAGCCATGCTTGCTTGCCGGTCACTTCATCCAACCAATAGGTTGAACCTGGATTTTTACGATCTTCTTTCAGCCAGGTAAGGGTCGTTGTCTCTTCTTCAAGGGGAATACGGCTGACCGTAACTTCCATTGTGGAATAGCGATCAGCTTTTACCTCAGACATCGATCGATAGATGTCGTCCATGATCTGTTCTGTTCCACCAACGAGGAGCTCGTTTTTCGTTTTGTATTCAGGCATTGAGAATTGCCACATGCCATCATCCCGACGTTCCATCTGGAATGTCCATTGGTCTAGATCTGGAGCTGAAGCATTGACTAACTCACGCTCGGCGTCAGTCAGTTGCCAGTATGTTGGTTCAAGCAAGGTAGTGTTTTCTTTTGCAGACATTCAGTAAATTGAATGAGGCTTTGTAAATCCAACTATAGAGATTAATGATTGAAATTATTCAATGTCTTGGTTTATGCATTTGATCCCAAAACAAAACCAATGATTTGTTGATAAAGGTTCACTGTCGGCTGATGCTTTAGGTGAGTCCATCTTTGGATCCATGAACGGTCAGAAACGCTATACGGTGAGATACCGCGAGCCAAGCAGTCGAAGAATTGAAAACTGCTACTACGCCGGTGATGCCTTCGAGGCCAGGATTTTGGCTATGGAAGCTATTCCTTATATCAAGGCACATCCCCATTCCATCGACCTGATTCGCTGTGAGGAATTCAAGTAGGCATCGATAGGTCTGCTTTTCTGTTATTTGCCGCCCCATGGTTGCCATTTGCTCCATGAAATTGGTTCGAGCAATGCGTCGTACCCCCCAATCAACAATTGATCGAGTCATTGCATGCGGTTTGTGGGGCTTGGTTGATCGTAAAAGCTCAGGCTTACCGTCGTCTTCAACGCTTATCTCATCGATAAGTCCCCCTTAAGGCACTTGCTTTTGAACATCCTTCTAGATGGTTGATGCTCAATTTGTGAGCTGATCCAGTGTTCTTGTCTTCAGCCTGTGTGGCTCGGTATCTACACCTAAGACGCACTGCAAGGGGCTTCCTTCTGCTTAGTAGCAATTCACTGCTGCCTGAGTTCGCAACATCGATTGCTCTATTAAGCTTCAAGCCTGTCTGATGGGGATCATCTGTGCAGAAACCTTCGGATCTAGTAACGCTCCCATTGCTCTAGAGCGACCTCAGCGGCTTTGAGGATCTTTTTGACCTGAACGTCTCCAACGCCCCATGAATGGTTCACGAATGCTTTTTTCTGCAAGAAACACCTTTTTTGGTCAGTGCTTTGCTGCCCTCTAGGCTTCCTCTGGTTACTTTCTGAGACCTTCAGCTCAGCTCAATCTTGAGGTTTGCCCTGTCTGGTTGGCCAGCCCGTTCACCCATGAGGCTGAAGTTGCTGCGTTGAGCCGGGATTGGATCGTTAGACGTTGTGGATGTTTTTGGTTTGATCTGTCGCTTGAACGGCTTTGCTCACAGGGGTTTCGCGTGGTGTTGCACAAACCTATCGTCTTAAGCCAACATTAAGGTGTCGCATTCGTCTTTATCTGGGTTCGGGCCCCTGTTGCCATGGCCGCAATCATCCGATTCATGTCCGGTCCAGAACCGGTCTGGCGTCGCTGTCTTGAGCGTTGCTGGTTTATGGAATGTGATATCGATCCTTTAATTCTTCAGGCTCGTCTGCTCCATCATCAAGGTCGGCATCAAGATGCGCGTGCTGTGGGAGAGGAGTTACACCCTGTTTTTTGAACAGTTTTTACACTCATTACTCAAGCTGTTAATCAGTTGTAATGCAATTCTGATTAGTGCTTCATATCAATGTATAGATACTGTTAAACTAAATTACTTTCTCTTTGATGTATTATTGCGTGTTAAATTTTGGTTTCAGATGAATCTGACGATTTAAGTCAATGCCGTATGGGTATTCGTAGGACCCAAAATGTTTTTTGGGGCTTTAAGCAAAAATCATGTCTGAATTAATCAGTGGCGGTGTGTACAGGCTTATGTCGTTGCCGTCACCAGCTTCATAGGAGATAAACAAATTAATTTTTTTTCCATAGATGCTTTCGAACTCACCAAGTGATTGGCCTTCCTTGGTTTTGTCAAATT
Above is a window of Synechococcus sp. BIOS-U3-1 DNA encoding:
- a CDS encoding DUF6717 family protein; translated protein: MSAKENTTLLEPTYWQLTDAERELVNASAPDLDQWTFQMERRDDGMWQFSMPEYKTKNELLVGGTEQIMDDIYRSMSEVKADRYSTMEVTVSRIPLEEETTTLTWLKEDRKNPGSTYWLDEVTGKQAWLSPWLKLCWDPAPELMYIHCEITS